A single Leptospira barantonii DNA region contains:
- the thiC gene encoding phosphomethylpyrimidine synthase ThiC: MEPTQEFQVPLKTIRLTDGTEYKSYHTEGALSDRTPSDYKNGIAPLRKEWIQKRLDRGDTNHSQMYYAKKGIITEEMRYVAIRENMNPQFVRSEIASGRAILPSNRKHPELEPMIIGKNFLVKINANIGNSALGSSIEEEVEKLHWSVKWGADTVMDLSTGKNIHETREWILRNSPVPIGTVPIYQALEKVKGKAENLNIQVFLETLEEQAEQGVDYFTIHAGVLLRYIPFTANRVTGIVSRGGSILAKWCLAHHKENFLYTHFDEILKVMKKYGVSFSLGDGLRPGSIADANDKAQFGELETLGELTSRAWEEDIQVMIEGPGHVPMHLIKENVDLQMKLCKEAPFYTLGPLVTDIAPGYDHITSAIGAAMIGWFGTAMLCYVTPKEHLGLPDKEDVKQGVIAYKIAAHAADLAKGHPGAIERDNLLSKARFEFRWEDQFALSLDPETAKSFHDETLPQDRMKTAHFCSMCGPHFCSMNLTQELRKFAEEKGIEESKAVEIGMEEKSKEFLDQGAEIYSAP; this comes from the coding sequence ATGGAACCCACTCAAGAATTTCAAGTCCCACTCAAAACGATCCGTCTTACAGACGGCACCGAATACAAATCGTATCATACGGAAGGAGCGCTTTCCGATCGAACCCCTTCCGATTACAAAAACGGAATCGCACCTCTTCGTAAGGAATGGATTCAAAAACGTTTGGATCGGGGCGACACGAACCATTCTCAGATGTATTACGCGAAAAAGGGAATCATCACCGAAGAGATGCGTTATGTGGCCATTCGGGAGAATATGAATCCGCAGTTCGTTCGTTCCGAGATCGCGTCGGGCCGCGCGATTCTTCCTTCGAACCGAAAACATCCCGAACTCGAACCGATGATCATAGGAAAGAATTTTCTCGTAAAAATCAACGCGAACATCGGCAATTCCGCGCTCGGTTCTTCGATCGAAGAGGAAGTCGAAAAACTTCACTGGTCCGTCAAATGGGGGGCCGATACCGTGATGGATCTTTCCACCGGAAAAAACATTCACGAAACGAGAGAATGGATTTTGAGAAATTCTCCCGTGCCGATCGGAACAGTTCCCATTTATCAAGCCCTCGAAAAGGTGAAAGGTAAAGCTGAGAATTTGAATATTCAAGTTTTCTTGGAGACTCTCGAGGAACAAGCGGAACAAGGTGTGGATTATTTTACGATTCACGCGGGAGTTCTTCTACGTTATATTCCTTTTACCGCAAATCGTGTGACCGGAATCGTTTCCAGAGGCGGATCGATTTTGGCGAAGTGGTGTCTCGCTCATCATAAGGAGAATTTTTTATACACCCACTTCGACGAGATTCTGAAGGTTATGAAAAAATACGGGGTTTCATTCTCCCTTGGCGACGGTTTACGTCCGGGTTCCATCGCGGACGCGAACGATAAGGCTCAGTTCGGCGAATTGGAAACTTTGGGCGAATTGACTTCTCGCGCTTGGGAAGAAGACATTCAAGTGATGATCGAAGGTCCGGGTCACGTTCCTATGCATCTCATCAAGGAGAATGTGGATCTTCAGATGAAACTTTGTAAGGAAGCTCCGTTTTACACGTTAGGCCCTCTTGTTACGGATATCGCTCCGGGTTACGATCATATCACTTCCGCGATCGGCGCCGCGATGATCGGTTGGTTCGGAACGGCTATGCTTTGTTATGTGACTCCCAAAGAACACCTCGGCCTTCCAGATAAGGAAGACGTGAAACAAGGAGTGATCGCTTATAAGATCGCGGCGCACGCGGCGGATCTTGCGAAAGGTCATCCGGGTGCGATCGAACGAGACAATCTTTTGAGTAAGGCCCGTTTTGAATTTCGTTGGGAGGATCAGTTCGCGTTGTCCTTAGATCCGGAAACCGCAAAGTCCTTTCACGATGAAACTCTTCCTCAGGATCGTATGAAAACCGCACACTTTTGTTCGATGTGCGGTCCTCATTTTTGCTCGATGAATCTCACTCAAGAATTGAGAAAGTTCGCGGAAGAAAAAGGAATCGAAGAATCGAAGGCCGTCGAGATCGGAATGGAAGAAAAGTCCAAGGAATTTTTAGATCAAGGCGCGGAGATTTATAGCGCTCCTTGA
- a CDS encoding porin OmpL1 — MVRNMSKVLLVLAVLLSSVASLSAKSYAVVGFGLQLDLGQLGGTITKDGLDAASYYGPVRSSNTCSVGADAGCIQDPSKAAGTGTYVGVAPRRAIPAENRLITLDRTTGGLVNAKSTKGAMVGGNLMVGYESDFSKYFFWRVAAEYTQKISGGVTKADMLGYNIVDITWGFSSIVIPATVGIKLNVTEDAAVYMGAGLNYFNGGWSLNGMNNIKSGYDALTAAGLTSVANLLSDGTDPVVTREHTRFRASGIAPNFLIGTQARISDKGHVFLELETIMSAAYAVGKTQSVGGASNLSPYPAYPIVVGGQIYRFGYKHEL; from the coding sequence ATGGTTCGTAACATGAGTAAGGTGTTGCTTGTCCTAGCCGTACTGTTGTCGTCGGTTGCAAGCTTAAGCGCAAAATCATACGCAGTTGTAGGATTCGGTCTTCAATTAGACCTGGGTCAATTAGGTGGAACTATCACTAAAGACGGTTTGGACGCCGCAAGTTATTACGGTCCTGTCCGTTCTTCCAATACTTGTTCCGTTGGTGCGGATGCAGGTTGTATCCAAGATCCTTCCAAAGCGGCAGGAACTGGAACTTACGTTGGGGTTGCTCCAAGAAGAGCGATTCCTGCTGAAAACAGACTGATCACTCTCGACAGAACTACCGGCGGTTTGGTTAACGCAAAGTCAACTAAAGGCGCAATGGTCGGTGGTAACTTGATGGTAGGTTACGAGTCCGATTTCTCTAAGTATTTTTTCTGGAGAGTTGCGGCTGAATACACTCAAAAGATTTCCGGTGGGGTTACCAAAGCTGATATGTTAGGTTACAACATCGTAGACATCACTTGGGGATTCAGCTCTATCGTGATTCCTGCTACTGTAGGTATCAAATTGAACGTAACTGAAGACGCGGCAGTTTACATGGGTGCCGGTTTGAACTACTTCAACGGTGGATGGTCTTTGAACGGAATGAACAACATTAAATCCGGATACGACGCATTGACTGCGGCTGGACTTACCAGCGTTGCAAACTTGTTGAGCGACGGAACTGATCCTGTGGTTACTCGTGAGCACACAAGATTTAGAGCTTCCGGTATCGCTCCTAACTTCTTGATCGGAACTCAAGCAAGAATTTCCGATAAAGGTCACGTATTCTTAGAACTCGAAACGATCATGTCTGCGGCTTACGCTGTAGGTAAAACTCAGTCCGTAGGGGGAGCTTCTAACCTTTCTCCTTACCCTGCGTATCCAATCGTTGTCGGTGGACAAATCTACAGATTCGGTTACAAACACGAACTCTAA
- a CDS encoding fumarylacetoacetate hydrolase family protein: MATNYIRFYKKNQIDWGKIEGGNKNVLPLNCGDLSTKEFLEFVRIKKKSAKTKIQTKTQSLSLKNVSILSPITAPCQILCQGANYRQHLIESGLDPDEKNYNLFFTKSDASLSVPIGEVVRPAHVKLLDYEIELGLVFGKGFDQPLAKNSSNVSEYVAAFFMANDVSARDIQLPQMQWYKGKSYRTFCPSGPYLTVLDPGDFEVLGSLELTLSVNGEVRQKDKASNLVFNPTESILELSEFCNVSPGDVLLTGTPSGCALLAPGKFIQNLASLLPEKKKWKLFVKGQSKRRQYLQPGDVVRSTIRTPDGRIDLGEQILNIVSE, translated from the coding sequence CCGTTAAACTGCGGAGACTTATCCACAAAGGAATTTCTCGAATTCGTTCGAATCAAAAAGAAGTCCGCAAAGACAAAGATACAAACAAAAACGCAAAGTCTTTCTTTAAAAAACGTTTCGATCCTTTCTCCGATCACGGCCCCGTGTCAGATCCTCTGTCAAGGTGCCAACTACAGACAACATCTGATCGAATCGGGCCTCGATCCGGACGAAAAAAATTACAATCTATTCTTCACAAAATCGGACGCTTCCCTTTCTGTTCCGATCGGAGAAGTCGTTCGGCCCGCGCACGTAAAACTTTTAGATTATGAAATCGAACTCGGTCTTGTGTTCGGAAAAGGTTTCGATCAACCTCTTGCAAAGAATTCCTCAAACGTAAGCGAATACGTCGCCGCGTTCTTTATGGCGAATGACGTTTCCGCGAGGGACATACAACTTCCGCAAATGCAGTGGTATAAGGGAAAGTCGTATCGAACCTTTTGTCCTTCCGGTCCTTATCTCACCGTTTTGGATCCGGGCGACTTCGAAGTTTTGGGTTCTTTGGAACTGACTCTTTCCGTAAACGGAGAAGTCCGTCAAAAAGATAAGGCTTCCAATCTGGTTTTTAATCCTACCGAAAGCATTTTGGAACTATCAGAATTTTGTAATGTTTCACCGGGAGACGTTTTGTTGACGGGAACCCCTTCCGGTTGCGCCCTTCTCGCCCCCGGAAAGTTTATTCAAAATCTTGCAAGTCTTTTACCCGAAAAGAAAAAATGGAAATTGTTCGTCAAAGGTCAGAGCAAACGACGACAATACCTTCAACCGGGGGACGTAGTTCGTTCCACGATTCGCACCCCGGACGGAAGGATCGATCTCGGAGAACAGATTTTGAATATCGTCTCCGAGTAA